In Humulus lupulus chromosome 7, drHumLupu1.1, whole genome shotgun sequence, the following are encoded in one genomic region:
- the LOC133792156 gene encoding uncharacterized protein LOC133792156, producing MMDKIWIFQKNRVSLEYFDGLKSFIKLSTLHLNGENKIRCPCVSCMNYYHDLETIERHIFVKGFYTKYVMWEFHREDITEVNEDQEEVESNSEEDIPYDSDDDEDNDDMILALEDLASQYHRKSDFVNLGDSNEHNDERNTLPDLFVEAEKELYFGCTTFSILTFIVNVMHIKVMCGWSNKSFDLLLDLLSKAFPKDNKIPRSYYDAKKMLRDLSLGYETIHVCEYDCALFWKENKNVERCPICGHERYKFQGTKGKKIPHKKMQYFPITPRLQRLFMSRHTSSNMRWHKEERVDTKGVLRHPADAEVWKDFDRQYPDFAKESRNVRLGFATDGFNPFGDLSNLYTILWTIHDFPAYGIVSGYSTQGYKACPVCEDDTSSF from the exons ATGATGGATAAAATTTGGATTTTCCAAAAGAATAGAGTATCACTGGAGTATTTTGATGGACTTAAGAGTTTTATTAAGTTATCAACTTTGCATTTAAATGGTGAAAATAAGATTCGATGTCCATGTGTTTCATGTATGAACTATTATCATGACTTAGAGACAATTGAGCGTCATATATTCGTAAAAGGATTTTATACCAAATATGTTATGTGGGAGTTTCACAGGGAAGATATCACAGAAGTAAATGAAGATCAAGAAGAAGTAGAATCAAACAGTGAAGAAGACATACCATATGACAGTGATgatgatgaagacaatgacgatatGATACTAGCATTAGAAGATTTAGCTAGTCAATATCATAGGAAGAGTGATTTTGTGAACCTTGGAGATTCAAATGAGCACAATGATGAAAGGAATACATTGCCTGACTTATTTGTAGAAGCAGAAAAGGAGTTATACTTTGGATGTACAACGTTCTCAATCTTAACATTTATTGTTAATGTAATGCACATTAAAGTAATGTGTGGTTGGAGTAACAAATCATTTGATTTGTTGCTCGACTTACTTTCGAAAGCATTTCCCAAAGACAATAAAATTCCACGATCTTATTATGACGCTAAGAAAATGTTGCGTGATCTTAGTTTAGGGTACGAAACTATTCATGTATGTGAGTATGATTGTGCTTTATTTTGGAAAGAGAATAAAAATGTTGAAAGATGTCCTATATGTGGTCATGAACGATACAAATTCCAAGGAACTAAAGGCAAGAAGATCCCACACAAAAAGATGCAATATTTTCCTATAACTCCACGACTACAGAGACTTTTTATGTCACGCCATACATCATCTAATATGAGGTGGCATAAGGAAGAACGTGTTGATACAAAAGGTGTACTTAGACACCCGGCAGATGCagaggtttggaaggattttgatAGACAATATCCAGATTTTGCAAAAGAATCTAGAAATGTAAGGCTTGGATTTGCAACAGATGGGTTCAATCCATTCGGTGATTTATCAAACTTGTACA CAATATTGTGGACGATccatgattttccagcatatggtatTGTATCTGGGTATAGCACTCAAGGTTATAAAGCTTGTCCTGTTTGTGAAGATGACACATCTTCATTTTGA